The following are encoded together in the Scytonema millei VB511283 genome:
- a CDS encoding glycosyltransferase family 4 protein — translation MKPLAIVIPWFGKALKGGAEQQAWQIASRLVRRGHKVEILTTCCQAFDRNWAENHYKPGLSQEEGIAIRRFKVVRTDHDAFNQVNHLMLRVPTAQFKPGVSPVSLDDAAIFCAESISAPQLLHFLKTHHHQYQAFLFIPYLYGPILNGLSLVADRAFLQPCLHDEAYAYLPQVEQMFHLARGLLFNSEGEEQLAKKLYGPGIICKSCVVGEGIEVGQQDDPTLTHIGNLALKKERYILYLGRRDATKNTDFLVRAYAIFKQKYPDSSLQLILAGSGETSFHDSVPGLTDLGLVSESEKEALLANCLALFQPSRNESYSRVMMEAWFYGRPVVVHQDCLATASAVKSARGGWLAATEFEWAEMFAQIDRAGMEQLAEYGANGQNYARKNASWDGVIDRYETILGLTTVPATSPKPQQKLKEIHQLMAGFSYGDAISNHARWIRNYLQALGYKSEIFAEHLDPRATHEAKRPHAKSIGQQAGLIYHHSIGCEVTEYAIAHPGTKCLIYHNITPAEFFRSYRPDVAQLLEQGRAELNQLAQHFPLSVGVSTYNASELAESGFTTPGVLPIPIDPKKWDMAADPQLMQQLQDGKTNLLFVGRVSPHKRQDHLLEAFAHYLTMDREARLILIGGGDINDPYYHHVTSLMHRLHVTNYVMFPGQVNDAQLLAFYRTAHLFWSMSEHEGFCVPLVEAMWFDVPILAYKSSAIPETLGKAGLMFTNKENFVEIAALAKILAKDISLREKVIAAQRQQRNKFSPPAVIEKLNKIVLMMEENCSHELSESTLKSLKQS, via the coding sequence ATGAAGCCACTGGCGATTGTAATCCCTTGGTTTGGTAAAGCTTTAAAAGGCGGCGCAGAACAACAAGCTTGGCAGATCGCCTCCCGTTTGGTTCGACGAGGACACAAAGTTGAAATTCTCACAACTTGCTGTCAAGCTTTCGATCGCAACTGGGCAGAAAATCATTACAAGCCTGGATTAAGTCAAGAGGAAGGGATTGCAATTCGTCGGTTTAAGGTCGTCCGCACCGATCACGATGCTTTCAATCAAGTCAATCATCTCATGCTGAGAGTACCGACTGCGCAGTTCAAACCAGGAGTCAGTCCAGTCAGCTTAGATGATGCGGCAATATTTTGCGCGGAGAGTATTAGTGCGCCCCAACTACTACACTTTCTCAAAACTCATCACCATCAATATCAAGCATTTTTATTCATCCCCTATCTGTACGGTCCAATTTTAAATGGACTGTCACTTGTTGCCGATCGCGCTTTTTTACAACCCTGTTTGCATGACGAAGCTTATGCTTATTTGCCGCAAGTCGAGCAGATGTTTCACCTAGCACGCGGTTTATTATTCAATAGCGAAGGTGAAGAGCAACTTGCCAAAAAGTTATACGGTCCTGGGATTATTTGCAAAAGTTGTGTCGTTGGAGAGGGAATAGAAGTTGGACAGCAAGACGATCCGACTCTAACTCATATTGGCAATCTCGCACTCAAAAAAGAACGCTATATTCTTTATCTCGGTCGCCGAGATGCAACAAAAAATACAGATTTCTTAGTCAGAGCTTATGCTATTTTCAAGCAGAAGTATCCAGACTCTAGTTTGCAATTGATTTTAGCTGGTTCGGGAGAAACATCATTTCACGACTCTGTGCCAGGGTTAACCGATCTTGGTTTGGTGTCAGAAAGCGAGAAAGAAGCACTGCTAGCAAACTGCTTGGCTTTATTTCAACCCAGTCGGAATGAAAGTTACTCTCGCGTCATGATGGAAGCCTGGTTCTACGGACGACCCGTAGTCGTACATCAAGATTGCTTGGCAACTGCAAGTGCTGTCAAAAGCGCGCGGGGAGGTTGGCTAGCAGCAACAGAATTTGAATGGGCAGAGATGTTTGCCCAAATCGATCGCGCTGGAATGGAACAGCTAGCAGAATACGGTGCAAACGGTCAAAACTATGCTAGGAAAAATGCGAGTTGGGATGGAGTCATCGATCGCTATGAAACTATTTTAGGGCTGACAACCGTTCCAGCCACTTCCCCAAAGCCACAACAGAAACTGAAAGAAATTCATCAACTGATGGCTGGTTTTTCGTACGGGGATGCCATTTCTAACCATGCTAGGTGGATTAGAAACTATTTACAAGCCCTTGGTTACAAATCAGAAATTTTTGCCGAACATTTAGACCCACGCGCCACCCATGAAGCCAAAAGACCTCATGCTAAAAGTATCGGTCAACAGGCTGGATTGATTTATCATCACTCGATTGGTTGCGAAGTCACAGAATACGCGATCGCTCATCCCGGGACGAAATGCCTCATCTATCACAACATCACACCTGCCGAGTTTTTTCGGTCGTATCGCCCCGATGTTGCCCAATTACTAGAACAAGGTCGGGCTGAATTAAACCAACTTGCCCAACACTTCCCCCTCTCAGTTGGCGTGTCTACCTATAATGCCTCTGAACTCGCGGAATCTGGGTTTACCACACCGGGTGTACTGCCCATACCTATAGACCCAAAAAAGTGGGACATGGCAGCAGATCCACAATTGATGCAGCAGTTACAGGATGGTAAAACTAATCTCCTCTTTGTCGGGCGCGTCTCGCCTCATAAGCGCCAAGACCACCTTCTAGAAGCTTTTGCCCATTACTTGACAATGGATCGAGAGGCAAGATTGATTCTTATCGGTGGCGGCGACATCAACGATCCATACTATCACCACGTCACGAGCTTGATGCATCGGTTGCACGTAACCAACTACGTGATGTTTCCAGGACAAGTCAACGATGCCCAACTCTTAGCTTTTTATCGTACTGCTCACCTCTTTTGGTCGATGAGCGAACATGAGGGATTTTGCGTTCCCTTAGTTGAGGCGATGTGGTTTGACGTACCGATTCTGGCGTACAAAAGCAGTGCGATTCCTGAGACATTAGGTAAAGCTGGGCTGATGTTTACTAATAAGGAAAACTTTGTTGAAATCGCAGCCTTGGCAAAGATTCTTGCTAAAGATATATCGCTGAGAGAAAAGGTAATAGCTGCTCAGCGCCAACAGCGAAACAAGTTTTCGCCTCCCGCAGTCATTGAAAAGTTAAATAAAATCGTCCTAATGATGGAGGAGAATTGTAGTCATGAGCTATCTGAGTCAAC
- a CDS encoding acyltransferase yields MQGWVDNYLSQKLSQGYWQAQIDSYLNQKLAQADLEKRIEQVQLNHYLVYGDPQRLKLSASCVVNNALFNLSSGTICIGEDVFFGHNVSLITGTHDYTKFGKARMYDFPTEGNDIAIEEGVWIASNVTVIGPCKIGKHSVVAAGAVVKGDVPSYQIVAGVPAKIVKTIVPTD; encoded by the coding sequence ATGCAAGGGTGGGTCGATAATTATTTAAGTCAAAAACTATCTCAAGGTTATTGGCAAGCACAAATCGATAGTTATTTAAACCAAAAACTAGCTCAAGCCGATCTAGAGAAACGCATCGAACAAGTGCAATTAAACCATTATTTAGTTTATGGCGATCCCCAAAGACTTAAACTATCAGCATCGTGCGTTGTCAATAATGCTCTATTTAACTTATCTTCTGGCACTATATGTATTGGAGAAGATGTTTTTTTCGGTCATAACGTCAGCTTGATTACCGGAACCCACGATTACACCAAGTTTGGTAAAGCTAGAATGTATGATTTTCCGACTGAAGGAAATGATATTGCGATCGAGGAGGGAGTGTGGATAGCCAGTAATGTTACAGTCATTGGTCCTTGCAAAATCGGCAAGCATTCTGTAGTCGCAGCAGGTGCAGTTGTCAAAGGCGATGTTCCCAGCTATCAAATTGTTGCAGGGGTTCCAGCAAAAATAGTCAAAACAATCGTGCCTACGGATTAG
- a CDS encoding class I SAM-dependent methyltransferase, with the protein MIEANNPEINIEELKQKITEEVSRRQPDLLTVLQHDRHVTGAIAKEVVNISHIEALASNAEFKAQVRTHWPKKFDRFPFNVGWLKKYSLKIYNFIQKEQRVVNFSLSQGLREVAAIEQRLSEQVAELKIQMSSMSDRLSSTEARIAQLGDRLGSSESQLARIRERLNSVTQEQVTQIHATQEQVKQNRERLNASEERLSQNSARIHASEFNLEQFSDRLKLTEEGLNGIGIRISSMDAHLLAIEDRHNRNDSYLKNDLAQQKRLITLFLEEARQRLPGAFSQEHLIGFFDENQHSLDAFYAAFEERFRGSREDITNKLKVYLPKIAAANVGTPDATILDVGCGRGEWLELLRDNGYTAKGLDINRVTIEQCQSRGLEAIEADVITYLRSLPENSLGAVTGFHIIEHLSFAQLLTLITEVLRVLQPNGIAIFETPNPQNLLVGACDFYSDPTHQRPLYPESMQFLFTYQGLHNVQILHLNPVETSPFDRDEPEMRILHNWFFGPRDYALIGYKV; encoded by the coding sequence ATGATTGAAGCAAATAATCCAGAAATAAATATTGAGGAATTAAAACAAAAAATTACAGAGGAAGTTTCTCGACGACAGCCAGATTTGCTGACGGTATTACAGCACGATCGCCATGTCACAGGGGCGATCGCGAAAGAAGTGGTCAATATCAGCCACATAGAAGCATTAGCGAGTAATGCTGAGTTCAAGGCTCAAGTCCGCACTCATTGGCCCAAAAAGTTCGATCGCTTTCCCTTTAATGTCGGTTGGTTAAAAAAGTATAGTCTCAAAATTTACAACTTTATTCAGAAAGAGCAACGAGTCGTTAATTTTTCTCTCAGTCAAGGATTAAGAGAGGTAGCGGCGATCGAGCAACGGCTGAGCGAACAGGTAGCCGAGTTAAAAATTCAAATGAGTAGCATGAGCGATCGCCTCAGTTCTACAGAAGCTCGGATAGCTCAATTAGGCGATCGCCTCGGTTCGAGCGAATCGCAGCTGGCTCGGATTAGAGAGCGGCTCAATAGCGTCACCCAAGAGCAAGTGACCCAGATTCATGCCACTCAAGAGCAAGTCAAGCAAAATCGAGAACGCTTAAACGCTAGCGAGGAGCGGCTTAGTCAAAATAGCGCTCGCATCCATGCCAGTGAATTCAACTTAGAGCAATTCAGCGATCGCCTCAAGTTGACTGAAGAAGGATTGAATGGTATTGGTATTCGTATTAGTAGCATGGATGCTCACTTGCTGGCGATCGAAGACCGTCACAACCGAAACGATAGCTATCTCAAAAATGACTTAGCACAGCAAAAGCGATTGATTACTCTGTTTCTCGAAGAAGCACGGCAACGCCTACCAGGAGCTTTTAGTCAAGAGCATTTGATCGGCTTTTTCGATGAAAATCAGCACTCGCTAGATGCCTTTTATGCCGCGTTTGAAGAACGATTTCGCGGCTCGCGGGAAGACATTACAAATAAACTCAAAGTCTACTTGCCGAAGATTGCCGCTGCCAACGTAGGCACGCCAGACGCAACAATTTTAGATGTAGGATGCGGACGGGGTGAATGGCTAGAACTGTTACGTGACAACGGATATACGGCAAAAGGACTCGATATTAACCGAGTCACGATCGAGCAATGTCAGTCTAGGGGACTGGAGGCGATTGAAGCCGATGTTATTACTTACCTGCGATCGCTACCAGAAAATAGCTTGGGAGCCGTGACTGGCTTTCATATTATCGAACACTTGTCTTTTGCGCAGTTGCTCACCTTGATTACAGAAGTCTTGCGAGTCTTACAACCAAATGGAATCGCTATTTTTGAAACGCCAAATCCGCAAAATTTACTCGTAGGGGCTTGTGACTTTTATTCCGATCCGACTCACCAAAGACCCCTCTACCCAGAAAGTATGCAATTCTTGTTTACCTATCAAGGCTTGCATAACGTTCAAATCTTACACTTAAACCCAGTCGAAACGAGTCCTTTCGATCGCGACGAGCCAGAAATGCGAATCCTCCATAACTGGTTTTTTGGTCCCCGTGATTATGCCCTTATTGGATATAAAGTATGA
- a CDS encoding ABC transporter ATP-binding protein: MSEIAISLKQISKCYRCYNRPIDRLKEILLPGKSRAQEFWALKDISLEVTKGETVGIIGQNGSGKSTLLQVIAGTLTPTTGEVYVSGRVSALLELGSGFNPEFTGRQNVFFNGQILGLNRAEIETKFEEIASFAEIGEFMEQPVKTYSSGMFVRLAFAVAINVNPEILIVDEALAVGDGVFVHRCMAKIREFQDSGGTILYVSHDVGAVSRLCTKALWMNQGIVVDRGKPAEVCKHYQAWVHEEVNKRTASHLHDRPDVPHSIAINNQNDENIDIQKITIKEINPFTNKPFLSFANYERFGTGRAEIEDICLLGANDRPIQLVYPGDIVKVRITTFRHDRVRKPNVGIALLDRLRTVLSGWSTELLDKEFADYWLSKSEIGRATVEFEFIWPHLAGGSYAFDIAFGDGPHENLEMLDWIQNAITIQAAVNDFVDGVFQVAGRQIRLCEELACTGQSINF; this comes from the coding sequence ATGAGTGAGATTGCAATTTCCTTAAAACAAATCTCGAAGTGCTACAGGTGTTACAACCGCCCGATAGATCGACTCAAAGAGATTTTATTACCTGGCAAAAGCCGCGCCCAGGAATTCTGGGCGTTGAAAGATATCAGCCTAGAGGTAACAAAGGGGGAAACTGTAGGAATTATCGGTCAAAATGGTTCTGGTAAGAGTACGTTATTACAAGTTATTGCAGGAACGCTAACACCCACAACAGGGGAAGTATATGTTAGCGGTCGAGTTTCTGCTTTACTTGAGTTAGGGAGCGGGTTTAATCCCGAGTTTACCGGACGGCAAAATGTCTTTTTTAACGGACAGATTTTAGGTTTAAACCGAGCCGAAATCGAAACTAAGTTTGAAGAAATTGCCTCTTTTGCAGAAATTGGCGAGTTTATGGAACAACCCGTTAAAACCTATTCTAGCGGTATGTTTGTCCGCTTAGCTTTTGCTGTCGCGATTAATGTCAATCCCGAAATTTTAATTGTGGATGAAGCACTAGCTGTAGGAGACGGCGTGTTCGTACATCGGTGTATGGCAAAAATTCGGGAATTTCAAGATAGTGGTGGGACAATTTTATATGTATCTCACGATGTGGGGGCAGTCTCGCGCCTTTGTACAAAAGCGCTTTGGATGAATCAAGGGATCGTTGTCGATCGCGGTAAACCAGCGGAAGTTTGCAAGCATTATCAAGCTTGGGTACACGAGGAAGTCAATAAACGTACTGCTTCACACCTCCACGATCGCCCAGATGTTCCCCATAGTATAGCGATTAACAATCAGAATGATGAAAATATTGATATTCAGAAAATCACAATTAAAGAAATCAATCCTTTTACTAATAAACCATTTCTATCATTTGCTAACTATGAAAGATTTGGTACGGGTCGAGCAGAAATAGAAGATATCTGTTTATTAGGAGCAAACGATCGCCCAATTCAATTAGTTTATCCAGGTGACATTGTTAAAGTCAGAATTACTACATTTAGGCACGATCGCGTCAGAAAACCAAACGTTGGTATTGCTTTATTAGATCGTCTGCGAACCGTGCTTTCCGGTTGGAGTACCGAACTTTTAGATAAAGAATTTGCCGATTACTGGTTATCAAAATCGGAAATTGGTAGAGCGACAGTCGAATTCGAGTTTATTTGGCCCCACCTTGCCGGAGGTAGCTATGCTTTTGATATTGCATTTGGCGATGGTCCTCATGAAAATTTAGAGATGCTCGACTGGATTCAAAATGCGATTACCATCCAAGCAGCAGTCAATGATTTCGTCGATGGTGTATTCCAAGTCGCAGGTAGGCAGATCAGACTATGTGAGGAACTCGCATGTACGGGACAATCGATAAATTTTTAA